The Chryseobacterium suipulveris genome window below encodes:
- the pckA gene encoding phosphoenolpyruvate carboxykinase (ATP) — protein sequence MKNIKIIQQLHDLGITGYQEVVYNPSYEELYNAEMSIKNKGFEKGAVTESGAVAVKTGIFTGRSPKDRYIVKDDITKDTIDWGSVNLPTTPEIFDSCKKLVLKQLSTSKKIYVVDAFCGTNPDTRLKVRFIMEVAWQAHFVTNMFIRPSIYELEHFGEPDFIVMNGSKTTNPNWKEQGLNSENFVMFSLTEKMQIIGGTWYGGEMKKGMFAMMNYYLPLKGMASMHCSANVGEDGDVALFFGLSGTGKTTLSADPKRYLIGDDEHGWDDHGVFNYEGGCYAKVIDLTEEKEPDIFRAIRRDSLLENVVVNEYGEADYKDNSITENTRVSYPIYHINKIVLPSKAGHAKKIVYLSADAFGVLPPVSILNDDQAQYHFLCGYTSKLAGTERGITEPQPSFSPAFGEAFLTLHPTMYSKTLIGKMKEHGARAYLVNTGWNGTGKRISLKDTRAIIDAIIDGSIDGAEKAVVPILNLEIPTKLPNVSEGILDPRHTYADASEWEKKARDLGAKYVANFEQYCDTEEGKRLVAAGPQL from the coding sequence ATGAAAAACATCAAAATCATTCAGCAGTTACACGATTTGGGAATCACCGGTTACCAGGAAGTGGTATATAACCCGTCTTACGAGGAGCTGTACAATGCAGAAATGTCCATCAAAAACAAAGGTTTTGAAAAAGGAGCAGTAACCGAATCCGGTGCTGTTGCCGTGAAAACCGGGATTTTTACGGGACGTTCGCCAAAAGACAGGTACATTGTAAAGGATGACATAACCAAAGATACCATCGATTGGGGTAGTGTGAACTTGCCGACAACACCTGAAATTTTCGACAGCTGCAAGAAATTGGTTTTGAAACAGTTATCGACTTCAAAGAAGATTTATGTGGTTGATGCTTTCTGCGGAACCAATCCGGATACCCGACTGAAAGTGAGATTCATTATGGAAGTTGCGTGGCAAGCGCATTTCGTGACCAATATGTTTATCCGCCCATCAATCTACGAACTGGAACATTTTGGTGAGCCGGACTTTATTGTGATGAACGGTTCCAAAACAACCAACCCTAACTGGAAAGAGCAGGGACTAAATTCCGAAAACTTCGTGATGTTCAGCTTGACAGAGAAAATGCAGATCATCGGTGGAACTTGGTACGGCGGCGAAATGAAGAAGGGAATGTTTGCGATGATGAACTATTATCTCCCACTAAAAGGAATGGCATCAATGCACTGTTCTGCAAACGTGGGTGAAGATGGCGATGTTGCCCTTTTCTTTGGACTTTCCGGAACGGGTAAAACGACACTTTCAGCTGACCCTAAAAGATATTTGATCGGTGACGACGAACACGGATGGGATGATCACGGTGTTTTCAATTACGAAGGCGGTTGCTACGCAAAAGTAATCGACCTTACCGAGGAAAAAGAACCGGATATTTTCCGTGCGATCAGAAGAGATTCACTCCTGGAAAACGTGGTGGTCAACGAATACGGCGAAGCAGATTACAAAGACAATTCGATTACCGAAAACACCAGAGTTTCTTACCCGATTTACCATATCAACAAAATTGTGCTTCCTTCGAAAGCAGGACACGCCAAGAAAATCGTTTACCTTTCAGCAGATGCGTTCGGGGTATTGCCTCCGGTTTCAATCTTGAATGACGATCAGGCGCAGTACCACTTCCTTTGCGGATACACCTCCAAACTGGCGGGAACAGAGAGAGGAATCACCGAACCGCAACCTTCGTTTTCACCGGCATTTGGTGAGGCGTTCCTTACGCTGCACCCAACAATGTATTCCAAAACATTGATCGGTAAAATGAAAGAGCACGGAGCAAGAGCATACTTGGTAAATACTGGCTGGAACGGAACGGGCAAAAGAATTTCACTGAAAGATACGCGTGCAATCATCGACGCAATCATCGACGGCTCAATCGACGGTGCAGAAAAAGCAGTCGTGCCAATTCTAAATCTCGAGATTCCGACCAAACTTCCGAACGTTTCCGAAGGAATCCTGGATCCGAGACACACTTACGCCGACGCTTCCGAATGGGAGAAAAAAGCGAGAGATCTCGGCGCGAAATATGTTGCTAACTTCGAGCAGTACTGCGACACCGAAGAAGGAAAACGATTGGTTGCAGCGGGACCGCAGTTGTAA
- the fabD gene encoding ACP S-malonyltransferase, whose protein sequence is MKALVFPGQGSQFVGMGKELFDSRKDIKDLMESANEILGFDILSVMFNGTDEDLKKTEVTQPSIFIHSVAALKAVNGFGAGMVAGHSLGEFSALVANGVLTFEDGLKLVSARAKAMQEACDAHPSSMAAILGLPDETVEKICEETPGIVVPANYNCPGQLVISGDTEAVQLACEKMKEAGAKRAFLLPVNGAFHSPLMMPAQEKLAEAINKTKFYKPTMDVYQNITTTAVFDPEEIKKNLIAQLTGPVKWTQSVQNMIKKGATSFIEVGPGKTLQGLIKKIDGEVLVSSAI, encoded by the coding sequence ATGAAAGCACTTGTATTTCCTGGGCAGGGTTCACAGTTTGTCGGGATGGGAAAGGAATTGTTCGATTCCCGCAAAGACATTAAGGATCTGATGGAATCTGCCAATGAAATCTTAGGTTTCGACATCCTTTCCGTCATGTTTAACGGAACTGATGAAGACCTGAAAAAAACCGAGGTTACACAACCTTCCATCTTTATTCATTCGGTTGCCGCATTGAAAGCGGTGAACGGATTTGGAGCGGGAATGGTTGCGGGACATTCCTTAGGAGAATTTTCTGCGTTGGTTGCCAATGGCGTTCTCACTTTTGAGGATGGGTTAAAGCTTGTTTCCGCACGTGCAAAAGCGATGCAGGAAGCTTGTGACGCGCATCCGAGTTCGATGGCGGCAATTCTCGGACTTCCCGATGAAACCGTTGAAAAAATCTGTGAAGAAACTCCGGGAATCGTAGTTCCTGCAAATTATAACTGTCCCGGTCAACTTGTGATTTCGGGAGATACCGAAGCGGTTCAGCTTGCGTGTGAAAAGATGAAGGAAGCAGGAGCGAAACGTGCATTTCTTCTACCAGTGAACGGCGCCTTCCATTCGCCGTTGATGATGCCCGCTCAGGAAAAATTAGCGGAAGCCATCAACAAAACGAAATTCTACAAACCAACGATGGATGTTTACCAAAACATCACAACCACCGCGGTTTTCGATCCGGAGGAAATCAAGAAAAATTTGATCGCACAATTGACAGGTCCCGTAAAATGGACGCAGTCTGTACAGAATATGATCAAGAAAGGAGCAACTTCCTTTATCGAGGTTGGTCCCGGAAAAACGCTTCAGGGATTGATCAAGAAAATCGATGGTGAAGTTCTGGTTTCATCAGCAATTTAA
- a CDS encoding LysM peptidoglycan-binding domain-containing protein: MIRKIFVLSGLIVFSAVFAQKTHTVAKGDNPYNISKKYGMSLDELLKLNPKVKDGKIAIGDVLVVNKTSQPTKPAVAETPKSTPAKTVSQQLGKIVLQPKQTIYGITKQYQISEAELRKLNPELDSHMKIGDEVTLPLENIKKFGGNQAVVATVSEPVKETKTVVTKTETVTETVKSVDENSYVVEPKDNYYKLSRKFNITQKELFAMNPGLEAKGLQPGDVIKIKGGNTTTQTTTTTTTTASQPVSTNTYTSTSTSDEYVTYTVQDGDTVFGIINKFGVSLDELLALNPNLSQGLKSGMVLKIKKLDAAYVKKSGDALNVVLMLPFGFDSNDSRYRNLSLDFLSGAKLAIERNVKNGMKLDVKVIDAGNESSFKNSLTQINQNNTDLIIGPFFKSNVLEVLSYVKEKKIPVVAPFANSEDLLPYSNLVIIETNEQVYADRIVKEVKDVFSDQKIYIVADADKSKANYLQAALEKTLKNPQILVVNSALDIQPDKNMMTGQSAPVIAILANNSDAAGEAFASRMIAVSKEVEGIKAFSMYYSPAFEKKVDDLSQANLVYIMDRKINTDGDFEKEILEAFKTKYCKTPSKYSVIGFDVVNDMLSRENKKGEIFKQMNKVQTQLATKFEFEKTKNGAYVNKGYRVVRLVP; the protein is encoded by the coding sequence ATGATCAGAAAAATCTTTGTTTTATCGGGTTTAATCGTATTCTCGGCAGTCTTTGCCCAGAAAACCCATACGGTTGCAAAAGGAGACAATCCTTATAATATTTCGAAAAAATACGGGATGAGTTTGGACGAACTCCTCAAGCTGAACCCAAAAGTAAAGGACGGAAAAATTGCAATCGGCGATGTATTGGTAGTGAACAAAACTTCGCAGCCAACAAAACCTGCAGTTGCAGAAACTCCCAAATCTACTCCCGCGAAAACTGTTTCCCAACAGTTGGGCAAAATCGTTTTGCAGCCGAAACAAACCATCTACGGAATTACCAAACAATACCAAATTTCTGAAGCCGAACTTCGAAAGCTGAATCCCGAATTGGATTCGCACATGAAAATCGGCGACGAAGTTACTTTGCCATTAGAAAATATCAAGAAATTTGGCGGAAATCAAGCGGTAGTAGCAACGGTTTCCGAACCTGTCAAAGAGACAAAAACCGTAGTAACCAAAACCGAAACGGTGACCGAAACTGTAAAATCGGTTGACGAAAACTCTTATGTTGTAGAGCCGAAAGATAACTATTACAAACTCAGCCGTAAGTTCAATATCACTCAGAAAGAACTATTCGCAATGAATCCGGGACTCGAAGCAAAAGGTTTGCAACCGGGAGATGTGATCAAAATCAAAGGTGGGAATACCACTACTCAAACTACAACAACCACAACTACGACTGCTTCACAGCCGGTTTCAACCAACACTTACACATCAACTTCCACGTCGGATGAATATGTGACTTATACTGTGCAGGATGGTGATACTGTTTTTGGCATTATCAATAAGTTCGGTGTCTCCCTTGATGAGTTGCTTGCGCTTAACCCAAATCTTTCACAAGGTTTAAAATCGGGAATGGTGCTCAAAATCAAAAAACTCGACGCTGCCTATGTGAAAAAATCCGGTGATGCGCTGAATGTTGTTCTGATGCTTCCGTTTGGTTTCGACAGCAACGATTCGCGTTACAGAAACCTTTCTCTTGATTTTCTTTCGGGAGCAAAGCTTGCGATTGAGCGAAATGTGAAGAATGGGATGAAGCTCGATGTAAAAGTGATCGATGCCGGAAACGAAAGCAGTTTCAAAAACTCATTAACACAAATCAATCAGAACAATACCGATTTGATTATCGGGCCATTCTTCAAATCTAATGTTTTGGAGGTTCTGAGCTACGTTAAAGAGAAAAAAATTCCCGTTGTAGCGCCATTTGCTAACTCCGAAGATTTGCTGCCGTATTCCAATCTTGTGATTATCGAAACCAACGAGCAGGTTTATGCAGACCGAATTGTGAAGGAGGTAAAAGACGTTTTCTCTGATCAGAAAATCTATATCGTTGCAGATGCCGACAAATCAAAAGCGAATTATTTACAGGCGGCACTGGAAAAAACTTTGAAGAATCCACAGATCTTAGTGGTAAATTCAGCGTTAGACATTCAGCCGGACAAGAATATGATGACTGGTCAGTCTGCTCCGGTTATTGCAATTTTAGCCAACAATTCTGATGCAGCGGGTGAAGCTTTTGCTTCGAGAATGATCGCGGTTTCGAAAGAAGTAGAGGGAATTAAGGCATTCAGTATGTATTATTCACCGGCGTTTGAGAAGAAAGTAGATGATTTAAGCCAAGCGAATCTGGTGTATATCATGGACCGAAAAATCAATACCGACGGGGATTTTGAGAAGGAGATTCTTGAAGCGTTCAAAACTAAATATTGTAAAACTCCATCAAAATATTCCGTGATTGGATTTGATGTGGTGAACGATATGTTGAGCCGCGAAAACAAGAAAGGTGAAATCTTCAAACAAATGAACAAAGTTCAGACGCAGTTGGCAACCAAATTCGAGTTTGAAAAAACCAAAAACGGAGCATACGTAAACAAAGGATACCGAGTGGTTCGGCTTGTTCCGTAA
- a CDS encoding SIMPL domain-containing protein: protein MNRNIIAISIAALGFIIGVALLGSAIKNRNQSQNTISVTGLGTKKFTSDLITWSGNFSRTSFELKSAYDELSNDKRVIENYLTSKGIPKDQIVFSAVDTQKQFNYGSDANGRSIQTFAGYQLSQTVSIDSKDVAKIENLSRNITEIINLGIEFTSSPPNYFYSKLADVKHQMIADATKDAKQRAEKIAENAGSKLGKLKKATMGITQITAPNSTEEYSYGGTFNTSSKDKEASITIKLEYGVD, encoded by the coding sequence ATGAACAGAAACATCATCGCAATTTCGATTGCCGCGCTTGGTTTCATCATTGGTGTCGCTCTTTTGGGAAGTGCCATCAAGAACAGGAACCAGTCCCAAAATACGATTTCGGTTACCGGTTTGGGTACTAAGAAATTCACTTCCGACCTCATTACCTGGAGCGGAAATTTTTCACGCACCAGTTTCGAACTGAAATCCGCATACGACGAACTTTCCAATGACAAAAGGGTGATCGAAAATTACCTGACTTCGAAAGGAATTCCGAAGGACCAGATTGTTTTTTCCGCCGTGGATACCCAAAAGCAATTTAATTATGGTTCCGACGCCAATGGAAGAAGCATCCAGACATTCGCTGGTTACCAGCTTTCGCAGACCGTTTCTATCGACAGCAAGGACGTTGCAAAAATTGAAAACCTTTCCCGAAACATCACCGAGATTATCAATCTGGGAATTGAATTCACCTCTTCGCCGCCGAATTATTTCTACTCCAAATTGGCAGATGTGAAGCACCAGATGATCGCCGATGCAACCAAAGACGCCAAACAGCGCGCCGAGAAAATTGCTGAAAATGCAGGAAGTAAACTTGGCAAGCTGAAAAAGGCAACCATGGGAATCACGCAGATCACGGCTCCAAACTCCACCGAAGAATATTCCTATGGCGGAACCTTCAACACCTCGTCGAAAGACAAGGAAGCGAGCATCACCATCAAACTCGAATACGGAGTGGACTAA
- a CDS encoding GYDIA family GHMP kinase: MGKIFSPGKLLLTSEYAVLDGALALALPTKLGQEFFFEEIEDGNSHISWIALHQESLWLNVQIEYRNWEIINANIPEAAFILKVLKNVQQLSSIRFKGNNSYLLRTNLQFPANFGLGSSSTLMNNLAEWAQVDPFRLNEISLGGSGYDIAVAKEKSAILYQNSGNERFIEKVVFNPDFRNDLIFIHLNQKQDSREGINLYRSKEKSATLIEEFSNITKELLNCKDLEKFSELMGIHERKLSAFLGITAVKEKYFENCPVFVKSLGAWGGDFVLSRKFSGFQDYFSGKGFSAIFEWDDLIG, from the coding sequence ATGGGTAAGATTTTTTCACCCGGAAAATTATTGCTCACTTCAGAATATGCCGTTCTCGACGGTGCTTTAGCTCTTGCTCTTCCCACAAAACTGGGGCAGGAGTTTTTTTTTGAGGAAATTGAAGACGGGAATTCTCACATCTCCTGGATCGCTCTCCATCAGGAAAGTCTTTGGCTGAACGTACAGATCGAATACAGAAACTGGGAAATCATCAATGCCAATATTCCCGAAGCAGCATTTATCCTGAAGGTTTTGAAGAATGTTCAGCAGCTTTCATCGATCAGATTTAAAGGAAACAATTCCTATCTGCTCCGAACCAACTTGCAGTTTCCCGCCAACTTTGGTTTGGGAAGCAGTTCGACTTTAATGAATAATCTTGCAGAGTGGGCGCAAGTTGATCCATTTCGGCTCAATGAAATTAGTCTTGGCGGAAGTGGTTACGATATCGCAGTTGCCAAAGAAAAATCCGCAATCCTTTACCAAAATTCGGGAAACGAAAGATTTATAGAGAAAGTCGTGTTCAATCCTGATTTTCGAAACGACTTGATTTTCATTCATTTAAATCAAAAACAAGATAGCCGCGAAGGAATTAATCTGTACCGCTCGAAAGAAAAATCTGCAACGTTGATCGAAGAATTTTCAAACATTACAAAAGAGCTACTTAACTGCAAAGATTTAGAAAAATTTTCTGAATTAATGGGAATTCACGAGCGTAAACTTTCTGCTTTTCTAGGAATCACTGCAGTCAAAGAAAAATATTTCGAAAACTGTCCTGTTTTTGTCAAATCACTCGGAGCGTGGGGCGGAGATTTTGTGCTGAGTAGAAAATTTTCCGGCTTTCAGGACTATTTTTCGGGGAAAGGATTTTCTGCCATTTTTGAATGGGATGATTTAATTGGTTGA
- the bshC gene encoding bacillithiol biosynthesis cysteine-adding enzyme BshC: MKKITTIPFTEIESIPVLIKDFLQSKISGFEEQLFNDDNLKRQISLKAQSYSAEKRKILVSVLKNQYSGFSLSEKQRQNLDDLQDSGTFTLTTGHQLNLFSGPVFFVYKILQTIKTAELLSKKFPDNKFVPIFWMASEDHDFEEINHFKTRNSYYETKAKSGGVVGRILLEDDFFISEFEKEFKDSVFGTELILMMRRAYSKGKSLAASTKNLVQELFAEYGLMVIDGNERDLKSEMKQVFRNELLHQELLETTKNTVDFLENRYGKVQVNPREINLFYLTETRNRIEFSKGKYQIVDTEISFSENEILSELENHPERFSPNALMRPVFQETVLPNLGYIGGNAEIMYWLELKNYFNKLNLPFPVLIPRNSLLFVEEKTLTKTKNLGLEIKDYFRNFASVTNGILLENNEIQSLLERQETSLASQFDELSGKAELTDRTFGNLVNAEKARQLKSFERMKKRLLRAEKIKQQEKLERIENLFLKIHPGKSWQERVYNFSVFYADFGREWLQNCYSEMDVEKLELIILSI; the protein is encoded by the coding sequence TTGAAAAAAATCACCACCATACCGTTCACCGAAATTGAAAGTATTCCTGTACTGATCAAGGATTTTCTGCAGTCAAAGATCTCTGGTTTTGAAGAGCAGCTTTTTAATGATGACAATTTAAAGAGACAGATTTCGTTAAAAGCACAGTCGTATTCAGCGGAAAAGAGAAAGATTCTTGTTTCGGTCTTAAAGAATCAGTACAGCGGTTTCTCTTTAAGTGAAAAACAAAGGCAGAATCTCGACGATTTGCAGGATTCAGGCACTTTTACCCTTACGACAGGTCATCAACTGAACCTTTTTTCAGGGCCTGTTTTCTTTGTTTATAAAATTTTGCAAACCATAAAAACTGCGGAGCTTTTAAGTAAAAAATTCCCAGATAATAAGTTTGTTCCCATTTTTTGGATGGCGTCCGAAGATCACGATTTTGAAGAAATCAACCATTTTAAAACACGGAATTCCTATTACGAAACTAAAGCAAAATCGGGTGGAGTCGTTGGCAGAATTCTGCTCGAGGATGATTTCTTTATCTCTGAATTTGAGAAGGAATTTAAGGATTCAGTGTTTGGAACGGAGTTGATTCTGATGATGAGGCGCGCTTACTCGAAAGGGAAATCGTTAGCTGCTTCAACTAAAAATTTAGTTCAGGAACTTTTTGCTGAATACGGATTGATGGTCATCGATGGTAATGAACGCGATCTAAAAAGTGAAATGAAGCAGGTTTTTCGGAACGAACTTCTTCATCAGGAATTACTTGAAACCACGAAGAACACCGTGGATTTTCTTGAAAACAGATACGGAAAAGTACAAGTAAATCCGCGTGAAATCAATCTTTTCTATTTGACCGAAACCAGAAACCGCATCGAGTTTTCCAAAGGGAAATATCAGATCGTGGATACCGAAATTTCTTTTTCAGAAAATGAAATCCTTTCCGAACTCGAAAACCATCCTGAAAGATTCAGTCCCAATGCATTGATGCGGCCGGTTTTTCAGGAAACGGTTTTGCCAAATCTCGGCTACATCGGCGGAAATGCCGAAATCATGTATTGGCTTGAACTGAAAAACTATTTTAATAAGCTGAATCTCCCGTTTCCAGTTTTGATTCCGAGGAACTCCCTGCTTTTTGTTGAAGAAAAGACTTTAACCAAAACTAAAAATTTAGGTTTGGAAATCAAAGACTACTTCAGGAATTTCGCATCGGTAACGAACGGAATTTTGTTGGAAAATAATGAGATCCAATCACTTCTGGAGCGACAGGAAACTTCTTTAGCCAGCCAGTTCGACGAACTTTCGGGGAAAGCGGAACTCACCGACAGAACATTCGGGAATTTAGTGAACGCTGAAAAAGCAAGGCAGCTGAAATCCTTTGAAAGAATGAAGAAACGCCTCCTCCGAGCAGAAAAAATCAAACAGCAGGAAAAACTCGAGCGTATTGAAAACCTCTTCCTGAAGATTCATCCAGGGAAATCCTGGCAAGAAAGAGTCTATAATTTTTCGGTGTTTTATGCAGATTTCGGAAGGGAATGGCTTCAAAATTGTTACTCGGAAATGGATGTTGAAAAGTTGGAATTAATAATTCTTTCGATTTAA